In Microbulbifer sp. THAF38, the sequence TGCTTGTATTTAACTCAACCGACGATGATCTGTGATCATGGGGTTAAAACTGGCAGTTCTCAAGTAGCATGAGGCGAGACTTCGGAAGCCTAGATCGAGTCCAGATACTACAAAGGAGTACCAGAGAAGTATTCCGCTGCTGACGACCCCATTGTATTTTTATGAAAATGGCTTAAATAGGTGGAGCATTAAGCTCGTTAGGACAGTTTTTATTAAGCGAAGCAATCTTTGAAAACACTATATTTCATAAGCATATAAAATTTGCTTGCTTACATATCTAACTTAATTTCCTAGATTCTCACAATAACCGACACACTTGGCGATAGCGAAGGAGGCCAGCTGGTTGTAGGCTAGTAAGCTTCCACACAAACAAGCCAGGAACCTCATGGGAACCCGTACCAACCAGCTGACCTTGAAAGAACGATACCAGATTGAGGTCCTTAATGGGCAGAACTATTCAGCCCGAGCCATTGGACTACGCCTCAATAGATCCAATAAGACCATCTCTCGTGAGCTTGGTCGTTACAGCCCTTACTGTGCCGAGAGTGCCCACCGTCAGGCACTGCAACGACGGCACGGAGCTATTAAACATACCAAGCTCGACTTTGCCATGCAGGTACAAATCGACCACCAGCTGAAAAATGCAAGTCCTGAACAAATCGCTGGGCGAATGCAGCTTGAGAGGTGTGCGAAAACGGTTAGTTGTTCAACAATTTACCGCTGGGTCAGTCGACTTAACTGGAGGTCACGTCTGCCAAGGAAAGCCAAACCTTATCAGAAACGGGCAGGTTCCGAGGCAGGCGTAAAGCTTATTCCAGAGCGCATAGATATTGATCAAAGACCTGCGATTGTCGATGAAAACACTGAGATCGGTCACTGGGAAGGCGATACAGTTTATGGTCAAGATGGCTATCTGGTGACACTGGTTGAACGAGTTTCCAAATTATTGCTCACTCGCAGAGTCCCAAATAAGAGCAAGAAAACAGTGAGCCGGGCGATCAAGCAGATGTTGAAGCCATATCAGGCCATCTGTAAAACCATCACCTTCGATAATGGAGGAGAATTTGCAGGTCATCAATCGATTGCGCAGAAGCTAGGATGCAGAATATATTTTGCGAAACCTTACCACTCTTGGGAACGCGGGCTGAACGAAAACACTAATGGCCTTTTGAGGCGCTTCTTCCCAAAAGGAGTGGAAATTGGCAAGATACCAAAAAGCCGTATTGATGACGCAGTGTTTCGAATCAATACTCGACCTAGGAAAGTACTAAATTACTTGAGCCCGCTGGAATTTTTGGCGGGTAAACGTGTGTCACTTATGTTGGCAATCTAGGTTTTATGTTCCCATGCAGAATATGGAGTTAATCGAGATGGGTAGAGTTATGAGGAAGTATATAAGGCTTTATATTTGGATTTTAGTCTTTTTGTCTGTGGTTACACTCGTAGTTTCTAAAGTATTGGCGGAAGAGTGGTCTTATAAGGATGATAGATCCTCCCCTGAAGCACTGATAGAAAGCTACTACTATGCAATTAATCACCGTTATTATGCTCAAGCCTACAGCTACTTAATTAATCCTCCGGCAGATTTTAACCAATGGAAAGAAGGCTACGGCGATACTAAATCTGTAAAAGTAAAATTTGGAGCGACCAGTCCAGATCCTGGGGCAGGACAAATTTATTGGGCCTTGCCAGTGGCATTGTTAGCTAAGAAAACGGATGGAAAAACGGTAGTGTATTCTGGATGCTATGTCATTCATATGATAAACCCTGGGATGCAGGGCGACCCTCCTTATAAGCATATGGGGATTTTCAGAGTCTCTTTAAAGGAAACGAATCAGCCCTTTGAGGAGGCTGTTCCGAAATTATGCAAATAATATACTCATATGAATTCTAAGGTAATGTATATTAAAACTTTACTCCTCCTGACCTTTTCAGTTGAGATATGCAAATGTAATAAAAGGTCATAACGCGAGTACGTTAGTTTTCCCAAAGAGTGCCCACTTTGTTGATTTAGCAGATATATAAATCCAATTTTTCATGGCTAAGTTAAATAGTAGTCAAAAAACAGAAAAGGTGGAGACTTACTGAGCTTGTTGTCCGTGAGGGAGAGAGATAATCATGTTTCTAGCATATTCTGATTATCGTTATTTATCGGACGCATCCTTGATAGAGACTGAAGTATCTAACCATTTATCAAAAAAATTATAGTAGAATAGACACCCTGCAATTGGTATTATTTTTGTTTAAAAAACACACAGGCTGGAGCTTCAATGAGATTACTTAAAGCATTGTCTATAATTTATACCACTCTTTATATGGTTGGTTGTGGCTACGTAACCGCTAACTACGGCGCTACTCCAGAAAATGTAAATGCTATTAAGGCTGCTGGTGAGGGTCGAGTATCTGTTAATAAGTTTTCATCTGTTTCAGGTAAGGAGCATACATCCATAGGTTGCCGTGCCGCTGGCCCAATTAAAAATCAAAATGATCAAACTTTTGAATCGTATATTCATAATGCATTCATCAATGAATTAAAGATGGCTGATGCTTATGATGAGAGTTCAGAAGTATCTATTCGAGGAGAGATTACAGAGTTGGACTTCAACTCAAACATTGGCGCAGGTAAATGGAAGCTTTCAGCAACTATTTCTTCTTCATCCAATAAAGGTTATAAAGTCGAATCTATATATCCTTTCTCCACGAACTGGGTTGCAGATAAGGCCTGCCAGCAAGTCGCTCAGGCTTTCCAACCTGCAGTATCCGACCTCATTAATAAAATCGTTACACATCCAGAGTTTTCTTCTTTGGTGAAAGGCGATCACTCTAATTAAGTGGAAAATAGGAGTGGGTAAATCTGAAAATATTTATCTACTCCTTTCATCTAGAAAACTCACTATAAAGATTAAATATCACTACTAGCCGTTTCTAGAGGTTGAGGTCTTGCTTATCTACCTCAGGTTTCTCACTTTAACCGATCGGTTCTGAAAAAATTGGTGCGGTCTCATAGCACTTTGCTTGTTTGTTTTTTCAGTGGCTACTCGGTTCGATACCATCCAGCAGTAGCTGGCGGGTATCATCTCGCTTCAGTCGTGTCGCTTAAGGCAGATTTTTGGATGCGCACCGGGGGTCAACAGCTTGTGTGGGGTGGCGATACCTGAAACTCTGTCAGCGCTGTCGGGCTATCCCTGTGGTGGCGGGACTACGGCCGAACCTTTGGGGGGATCTAAACTAATAGTTTTAAAAGTTACCCTCGAACTTACTTTCTTAGCTCCAAAGTTTGGGAGGATGTATTAAGCCGTGCTGGGCTAAAGAATAACGCGGAAAGCTAAGCGTGTCGCAGGATTAACTGGGGTTTTTAGGGGTAGCGAAATGGTGGGCCCTCCGGGACTTGAACCCAGGACCTGCCGATTATGAGTCGGATGCTCTAACCAACTGAGCTAAGGGCCCACACTATGCTTGCGGGTATCGTTGCAAGCGGTTGGGCAAAGTACAAGATTTTTCCTTTTAAATCAATGCCTTTGTGGCAGAGATTTCTTCCCATCGAGTTTTCGAAACAACGTCAATCCCAGTGGCTATTATTTGATCGAATCTTTCTGTTGAGTTTGCTGACCTAGATAACAAGGGTTGAGCGCCACTATTTTAATTGTTGGTACGCTTGTTTGGTTTGTTAGCTCAAGTTGGTACGGTTGTTCAAATATTAAAAAGGGAGGCTAAGCCTCCCTTTTTAATATTTAATACTTTTTAATTAGCACGGCTAAATCGGCAGTTTGGGGATCACGATACAACCCCAGACGATAAACCACATTAATAGGGCCACTGCCACGGCGGCAGAGCCGGTGTCTTTGGCGATCTTGGCCAGTGGGTGCTTCTCGGCTCCTATACGGTCCACAGTGGCCTCAATAGCGCTGTTGATCAGCTCCAAAGGCAATACCACCAGGCTAACAGCTATCAATACGGCGCGTTCAGCAGGGGTGTCTCCAACCCAGAGGGCAAAAGGGACAAAGAAGATAGCGAGGATCACTTCAATACGAAAGGCTTCCTCATTACGCCAGGCGGCGGTGAGACCTTCACTTGAATATTTGGCGGCGGCAATCAGGCGGGCAATGCCTTTTTTACCTGGCTTGTTGGCGACTTCTTCAGACTCTTCCGGTTTATTGGCGACTTCTTTTTGCATGCTGCTCTCCTGCCATCCGTAGGCCCTTGCGGGCGGTCATGATTGTGTCACATAAAAAAGCCCGGTCGAACCGGGCTTTTTCGTGGGGGCTTACTCGTCGAGGAAGCTCCGCAGGTGCTCCGATCGGGATGGGTGCCTCAGCTTGCGCAGGGCCTTGGCCTCGATCTGGCGGATACGTTCACGGGTTACATCGAACTGCTTACCCACCTCTTCCAGGGTGTGGTCGGTATTCATGTCGATACCGAAGCGCATACGCAGTACCTTGGCTTCACGCGCGGTCAGGCCGGACAGCACGGAGCGGGTGGCGTCGTGCAGGCCGGTCTGGGTGGCGGTGTCCACCGGAGAGGACTGGTTCTGGTCTTCGATAAAGTCACCCAGGTGCGAGTCTTCATCGTCACCGATAGGAGTCTCCATGGAAATGGGCTCCTTGGCGATCTTGAGGACTTTACGCACCTTGTCTTCCGGCATTTCCATACGCTCGCCCAGCTCTTCTGGAGTGGGCTCGCGACCCATCTCCTGCAACATCTGGCGGCTGATACGGTTGAGCTTGTTGATAGTCTCAATCATATGCACCGGAATGCGGATGGTGCGCGCTTGGTCTGCGATGGAGCGGGTGATGGCCTGACGAATCCACCAGGTGGCGTAGGTGGAGAACTTGTAGCCGCGGCGGTATTCAAACTTGTCTACCGCCTTCATCAGGCCGATATTGCCCTCCTGAATCAGGTCCAGGAACTGTAAGCCACGGTTGGTGTACTTTTTGGCGATAGAGATCACCAGGCGCAGGTTAGCTTCCACCATTTCCTTTTTGGCGCGGCGGGAGCGGGCTTCGCCGATGGACATGCGGCGGTTGATCTCTTTGATCTGGCCTACGTCTAGGCCGGAGCGCTCCTGGCACTGGGCCAGCTTACGCTGCGCGCGGACGATATCGTCTACCACATGGCGCAATGCGTCAGAGTAGTCGCGCTTCTTTTTGATGATCGCGGGGATCCAATCTTCATTGGTCTCGTTGCCGGGAAATTCCTTGATAAAGGTCTTGCGCGGCATGCGAGCACGCTTGATGCACAAATTCATAGTGACGCGCTCTTGCCTGCGCACACTATCGAGAATGTCGCGAACTTCGCCGTAGAGCGGATCGAACTGGCGTGGTGCCAACTTGAAGTAGCGGAACAGATCGGCGACGGCTTCCAGAGCAGCACCGGCTTCCTTGGAGTCACGACCGTGGGTGGCGATAGCCTCATCGGCGGCTTTCTGCGCGGCGATCAGCGCATTCATGCGCTCGGCCAGCTCTTCTGGATCGAGACCGCCGGCGTTTTCCTCTTCTTCCTCACTGGAGGAGTCGTCGGCGTCATCCGAGTCATCGTCCTCCTCGCCTTCAGAAGACTCGCTGCTGCTGTTGCTGCTTACTTCGGCAGCCTGGCCGGCTTGGGCTCCAGGTGGTACGTCTTCGGCGGGGTCGAGCCAGCCGGAAATTACGTCTGGGATACGGCGCTCTTCCTTCTCGATCAGTGCGTACTCATCGATGATTTGCTTTACTGCGCCAGGCCAGTAGGCGAGGGCTGCCATCAGCTCGCGCAGGCCCTCTTCGATACGCTTGGCAATGGCGATTTCGCCCTCGCGCGTGAGCAGCTCTACGGTGCCCATTTCGCGCATATACATACGTACCGGATCGGTGGTGCGGCCTACATCAGACTCAACTGCAGCCAGTGCGGCGGCAGCTTCGGCAGCGGCGATTTCATCGGCGGAACTGTCGCCCTCGGCCATCAACAACTCTTCGGCATCAGGGGCGCTTTCAAACACCTTGATGCCCATGTCGTTGATCATGCCAATAATGTCTTCCACCTGATCCGGATCGGAAATATCTTCCGGGAGGTGGTCATTTACCTCGGCATAGGTGAGATAGCCCTGCTCTTTACCGCGGGCGATCAACTCCTTAATGCGGGAGGTCTGTTGCTGGGTTTTGTCGGTCATGCACAACCCTGAATTCTGGGGATGAAAATACGGGACAAAGACGCGGGATTATAGCGTATTTGCACTAGCAATAACCACTCTAGCTGTCAAGTAACGGCTCTGGTGCGAAGTTTAGGGTGCTGGGGTTCCCGATCCCGCCCGGCGGGGTGAGTGAATATAGTGCTGAGGCCGCAGTTTTCAAGGGGTTATTGCAGATTAATTGTCTTTTTTGCGCCAATTGGCCAATAAAGCCAGTTGTTCTTCCTGGCTGAGCTGGGCACCGGCTTTTAACTGAGCTAAAAGATTGCGATTGCGCTGTTTGGCATCGGACTTTTCCAGGTGGCGCAGGCAGTCGCTGAACTCAGCCAGAGGGTCGTATTCCAGGTTGCTGTCTCCCTGGGCCAGGTGGCGAACCCCGGATACCAGGGGGGATATGGCCAGTTTTGCCAGTATATCGCTGGATTCAGCGCCGTGATGGGCGCGCCAGTGGCCGATCAACTGGCGGAAATTAAGCTGTGGACGACTTTTGAAAAGTTCTACCAGTTGTGCAAATAGCGCCAGGTCTGGGTTGCCGGTGCTGTGGAACTGTTGCAAGTCTTCAATCTGTGCGGCCAACTCCGGGTGGTGCAGTATCAATGCCACCAACATACGCTCAGGGGGCAGGCGGTACTGGCCTGTGCGGCGCGGGCTGTCTGCGAGAGCTGGGGAGTATTCTGGATGAGCCTCGCCTTCGCGGGGCCAGGGTTCTGGTGGGGTGCGGTGCTGGAGCTCCTCACTCAGGTCGGCAGAGGGGTTTGGGGCTGGATTGGCGGTTGCCGGTTGTGCCTGTGCCCGCTGTATCTGGGCGTTACGGCTTTTCTCCGCGCGAATCACCTCCTGTAGGGTCTCCTTGTCGAGACCGGTACGCGAGGCGAGCTGCTGGAACATCAGTTGGCGGTAAACGCCTTCTGGCAGCAAATCTAGCAGGGGAGCAGAAAGCTTGGACAGGCGTGCGCGGCCGTCCATGGTCTGCAAGTTGATATCTTCGCTGAGCAGATCAAAGAGGAAGTCCTCCAGGGGACGTGCCTGCTCTTCTATTAGCTGTTGGAATCGTTCGCCGCCCAATTGGCGAACCAGGGTGTCTGGGTCTTCTCCTTCCGGTAGCAACAAAAAACGCAGACTGCGGCCGTCCTGCATATGGGGCAGGGCAGACTCCAGTGCGCGGCGCGCTGCGGCGCGGCCGGCACGGTCACCATCAAAGCAAAAAAGCAACTCACTGGTATGGCGGAAGGCCAGCTGGATATGCTCCTCGCCGCAGGCGGTGCCGAGGGTGGCTACGGCGCAGCGAATACCGAACTGAGCCAGGGCTACCACATCCATGTAGCCCTCTACCACGATCAGGCGTTCCAGGTTGCGATTGGCCTGGCGCGCTTCCCACAGGCCGTAGAGTTCGCGGCTCTTGTGGAAGATCGGGGTTTCCGGGGAGTTAAGGTACTTGGGCTTTTCGTCCCCCAGCACCCGCCCACCGAAGGCAATAGTGCGGCCGCGCTGGTCGCGGATAGGGAAGATAATGCGGTTGCGGAAGCGGTCGTAATGGTGGCGCCCGCCGGGTTTGCTGTTGCCATCGCTGTCCTGGCGGCGGATAACGAGCCCGGCCAGCTCCAGCTGGTCGGCTTTCTCTGCGTTGTCTGCTAGGGCATTGAGCAAATTATCCCAGCCGGGAGGGGCCAGGCCGATATCAAAATCTCGTGCGATTTCCCCGGATAGGCCGCGATTGCGCAGATAGGCAACGGCGCTGCCAGCAGCGGGGTGGCTGCGCAGCTGCTCCCGGTAGAACTCCGCAGCTTTTTCCGCGAGCTGGTAGAGGCTCTGGCTTTCCCGCTGGCGTTTCTCCTGCCCTGGGGCGAGCTGTTCTCGAGGAACTTCCAGGCCACGGGTGGCCGCCAGTTTCTCTACGGCTTCGGGAAATGGCAGGCGATCGTACTCCATCAAGAAGCCGATCGCGTTGCCGTTGGCGCCGCAGCCGAAGCAGTAGTAGAACTGCTTGTCCGGGCTCACGGTAAAAGAGGGAGTCTTTTCGTCGTGGAAGGGGCAGCAGGCGGAGTAGTTTTTTCCCGTCTTGCGCAGCTTAACCCGGCTGTCCACCAGCTCGACGATATCTGCGCGGGCGAGCAGATCGTCGATAAAGTGCTGGGGGATTTTACTGGGCATAGTGTTCCGTAATCGGCTTGGAGGTTAGGCCAGCTGAGCCTTAACCAGTTTGCTCACGGCACCCATATCTGCACGGCCCTGTACCTGGGGCTTCACCTGGGCAATCACTTTACCCATGTCCGCCATGCCGCTGGCTCCGGTACTCTGCACTGCTGAGGTGACAATCTCGCTGATTTCTGCTTCGGTCAACTGCTTGGGCAGGAACTCCTGGATAACCTCGATCTCGGCTTGTTCCACCGCTGCCAACTCGGCGCGGCCGGCCTTTTCGTACTGGGTGATGGAATCGCGGCGCTGCTTGGTCATCTTGTCCAGCAGGGCGAGGATACGCGCGTCATCCAGATCGATGCGCTCATCCACTTCAACCCGCTTGATCTCAGCATTGATCAGACGCAGGGTGGCCAGGCGCTCTTTGTCGCGCGCTTTCATTGCGTCTTTAGTGGCTTGAGTCAGGGTGTCCTTGAGAGTGCTCATAGTGAGTGTTCCGGGATTGGCATTGATTGTGGTTTAGGGAGTTGAGCGCTAAGGATAGCGCGTCTGCCGTGCTTGGAGAATGCGGTTGGCAGAACGAAAAACGGCGCGCGAGTAGGGCTCGCACGCCGTTTTGAATACCGCTACGGGGCTGAGCCCGTCTGGCTGCCTCGCTGCGACAGGCTTAATGCTGCCTGCGGCTCTTAGTAGAGGCGCTGGAACTTGCGGTTTTCGCGCTGCAGCTTCTTGGCGTGACGCTTAACTGCGGCAGCAGCTTTGCGCTTGCGTACTGCGGTCGGCTTCTCGTAGAACTCGCGACGACGTACTTCAGACAGTACGCCTGCTTTTTCACAGGAGCGCTTAAAACGGCGCAGAGCGATATCGAAAGGTTCGTTGTCTTTGATTCGTACAGAGGGCATTAGGATACCTGTTAAAATTCGTTTCTCTCGGCCATTCCGGCAATGCTCTCGCAGTTGCATCCGGTGGCCGGTTCACAGCGAGGGCGCAAATTCTAAACACTCCCATACGGGATCGCAACCCTATTTTCCAGTATGATAAGCACCCCTCGAAGTAGTCACGAGAATGAAATCAAGTGCGCGTCCTCGGTATAGAAACCTCCTGCGACGAAACTGGCGTTGCAATCTACGATTCGGAGTCCGGTCTGCTCGGCCACGCCCTGTTTAGTCAAGTTGACTTGCACGCCGATTACGGTGGTGTAGTGCCTGAGCTGGCGAGCCGCGACCATGTGCGCAAACTCTTGCCGCTGGTGCGCCAGCTAATGGCTAAAACCAATACCCGGCCCTCCGACCTGGATGGCGTAGCTTATACCGCCGGTCCAGGCTTGGTTGGCGCACTGATGGTGGGCGCCTGTGCCGGCCGCGCCCTGGCGTATGGCTGGGGGGTGCCCGCTGTGGCGGTGCATC encodes:
- a CDS encoding IS30 family transposase gives rise to the protein MGTRTNQLTLKERYQIEVLNGQNYSARAIGLRLNRSNKTISRELGRYSPYCAESAHRQALQRRHGAIKHTKLDFAMQVQIDHQLKNASPEQIAGRMQLERCAKTVSCSTIYRWVSRLNWRSRLPRKAKPYQKRAGSEAGVKLIPERIDIDQRPAIVDENTEIGHWEGDTVYGQDGYLVTLVERVSKLLLTRRVPNKSKKTVSRAIKQMLKPYQAICKTITFDNGGEFAGHQSIAQKLGCRIYFAKPYHSWERGLNENTNGLLRRFFPKGVEIGKIPKSRIDDAVFRINTRPRKVLNYLSPLEFLAGKRVSLMLAI
- the dnaG gene encoding DNA primase, with the protein product MPSKIPQHFIDDLLARADIVELVDSRVKLRKTGKNYSACCPFHDEKTPSFTVSPDKQFYYCFGCGANGNAIGFLMEYDRLPFPEAVEKLAATRGLEVPREQLAPGQEKRQRESQSLYQLAEKAAEFYREQLRSHPAAGSAVAYLRNRGLSGEIARDFDIGLAPPGWDNLLNALADNAEKADQLELAGLVIRRQDSDGNSKPGGRHHYDRFRNRIIFPIRDQRGRTIAFGGRVLGDEKPKYLNSPETPIFHKSRELYGLWEARQANRNLERLIVVEGYMDVVALAQFGIRCAVATLGTACGEEHIQLAFRHTSELLFCFDGDRAGRAAARRALESALPHMQDGRSLRFLLLPEGEDPDTLVRQLGGERFQQLIEEQARPLEDFLFDLLSEDINLQTMDGRARLSKLSAPLLDLLPEGVYRQLMFQQLASRTGLDKETLQEVIRAEKSRNAQIQRAQAQPATANPAPNPSADLSEELQHRTPPEPWPREGEAHPEYSPALADSPRRTGQYRLPPERMLVALILHHPELAAQIEDLQQFHSTGNPDLALFAQLVELFKSRPQLNFRQLIGHWRAHHGAESSDILAKLAISPLVSGVRHLAQGDSNLEYDPLAEFSDCLRHLEKSDAKQRNRNLLAQLKAGAQLSQEEQLALLANWRKKDN
- a CDS encoding GatB/YqeY domain-containing protein — its product is MSTLKDTLTQATKDAMKARDKERLATLRLINAEIKRVEVDERIDLDDARILALLDKMTKQRRDSITQYEKAGRAELAAVEQAEIEVIQEFLPKQLTEAEISEIVTSAVQSTGASGMADMGKVIAQVKPQVQGRADMGAVSKLVKAQLA
- a CDS encoding diacylglycerol kinase, which produces MQKEVANKPEESEEVANKPGKKGIARLIAAAKYSSEGLTAAWRNEEAFRIEVILAIFFVPFALWVGDTPAERAVLIAVSLVVLPLELINSAIEATVDRIGAEKHPLAKIAKDTGSAAVAVALLMWFIVWGCIVIPKLPI
- the rpoD gene encoding RNA polymerase sigma factor RpoD → MTDKTQQQTSRIKELIARGKEQGYLTYAEVNDHLPEDISDPDQVEDIIGMINDMGIKVFESAPDAEELLMAEGDSSADEIAAAEAAAALAAVESDVGRTTDPVRMYMREMGTVELLTREGEIAIAKRIEEGLRELMAALAYWPGAVKQIIDEYALIEKEERRIPDVISGWLDPAEDVPPGAQAGQAAEVSSNSSSESSEGEEDDDSDDADDSSSEEEEENAGGLDPEELAERMNALIAAQKAADEAIATHGRDSKEAGAALEAVADLFRYFKLAPRQFDPLYGEVRDILDSVRRQERVTMNLCIKRARMPRKTFIKEFPGNETNEDWIPAIIKKKRDYSDALRHVVDDIVRAQRKLAQCQERSGLDVGQIKEINRRMSIGEARSRRAKKEMVEANLRLVISIAKKYTNRGLQFLDLIQEGNIGLMKAVDKFEYRRGYKFSTYATWWIRQAITRSIADQARTIRIPVHMIETINKLNRISRQMLQEMGREPTPEELGERMEMPEDKVRKVLKIAKEPISMETPIGDDEDSHLGDFIEDQNQSSPVDTATQTGLHDATRSVLSGLTAREAKVLRMRFGIDMNTDHTLEEVGKQFDVTRERIRQIEAKALRKLRHPSRSEHLRSFLDE
- the rpsU gene encoding 30S ribosomal protein S21, whose translation is MPSVRIKDNEPFDIALRRFKRSCEKAGVLSEVRRREFYEKPTAVRKRKAAAAVKRHAKKLQRENRKFQRLY